The following are encoded in a window of Haloarcula halophila genomic DNA:
- a CDS encoding DEAD/DEAH box helicase, with protein sequence MDETIAWLRDRPYYEGQIVDQRTVPGREATVADCPLDSRVASVLAEEGIDSLYAHQATAIEATRDGDDVVLATETASGKSLAYTVPAFERALDRRATTLYIAPQVALINDQTETLSELARGLGFASGVSVDQYTGRQSSAEKEAIRERQPTVLLTTPDMLHYGILPHAHRLWDWFFQRLETVVVDEIHGYRGVFGSHVALVFRRLQRLAERFDSDPEWVCCSATIGNPVEHAAAVTGRPAASFSLVDEDTSASGPRHWLLWNPPEYDGGGGSASSAGGASSDSADGGWGSGRRRSSHVETKRLFVDLVERGYQTVVFAGSRQTAERYADESAADLRDRGEYDLANSVGAYQAALTDERRRDLESRLQSGDLRGVWSTSALELGVDVGGLDAVLLDGYPGTRMRAFQQAGRAGRGTDPALVVLLGGEDQLDQFVMRTPSELFEKPPEQAVTNPENDHLLPDHVHAAARENWLSTDDDRHFGETFPDVVAALEAEGVLDRRTTDDGVRWLANGSPHHGMSLRTADDREVKLVADGDVLATLPFEDALRDAHPGAVYHHQGRRYEVTDLDLGAGVAELDRTWADYFTRVLHDKTITVETDHEERAFAARPDVPVRFASVTMRKQITGYERRDGSSGEVLGQRSLDLPETTLETTALYYTVPEDLDSEIRRVTGGHGGKSATGTAPTGDFPGSIHAAEHAMISMFPFEYLCDRGDIGGLSTPRHPHTGAPTIFVYDGYPGGVGLTRAGYEDIDDLARTTLTMLRGCDCADGCPACVQSPHCGNANDPLDKTGAITLLDGLTED encoded by the coding sequence GTGGACGAGACTATCGCCTGGCTCCGCGACCGACCGTACTACGAGGGCCAGATCGTCGACCAGCGGACCGTCCCGGGCCGGGAGGCGACCGTCGCCGACTGTCCCCTCGATTCCCGGGTGGCGAGCGTGCTGGCCGAGGAGGGGATCGATTCGCTGTACGCCCACCAGGCCACCGCTATCGAGGCGACACGCGACGGGGACGACGTCGTCCTGGCGACGGAGACGGCCAGCGGCAAGAGCCTGGCCTACACGGTGCCGGCCTTCGAGCGTGCGCTGGACCGCCGGGCGACGACGCTGTATATCGCCCCACAAGTCGCGCTGATCAACGACCAGACGGAGACGCTCTCCGAGCTAGCCCGGGGACTGGGGTTCGCCTCCGGTGTCTCCGTCGATCAGTACACCGGCCGTCAGTCCAGCGCGGAGAAGGAGGCGATCCGCGAGCGCCAGCCGACGGTGTTGCTGACGACGCCGGACATGCTCCACTACGGCATCCTCCCCCACGCCCACCGGCTCTGGGACTGGTTCTTCCAGCGGTTAGAGACCGTCGTCGTCGACGAGATCCACGGCTACCGCGGGGTGTTCGGCAGCCACGTCGCGCTGGTCTTCCGACGGCTCCAGCGGCTCGCCGAGCGGTTCGACAGCGACCCCGAGTGGGTGTGTTGCTCGGCGACGATCGGCAACCCCGTCGAACACGCGGCGGCGGTGACCGGCCGGCCGGCCGCGTCGTTCTCGCTGGTCGACGAGGACACCAGCGCCAGCGGCCCGCGTCACTGGCTGCTGTGGAACCCGCCGGAGTACGACGGCGGCGGGGGCTCCGCGAGCAGTGCGGGCGGAGCCTCGTCGGACTCCGCCGACGGTGGGTGGGGGAGCGGCCGCCGCCGGTCCAGCCACGTCGAGACCAAGCGACTGTTCGTCGACCTCGTGGAACGGGGCTACCAGACCGTCGTCTTCGCGGGCTCACGACAGACCGCCGAACGCTACGCCGACGAGAGCGCCGCGGACCTGCGTGACCGCGGCGAGTACGACCTCGCGAACAGCGTCGGCGCTTACCAGGCCGCCCTGACCGACGAGCGCCGCCGGGACCTCGAATCTCGGCTGCAATCGGGCGACCTCCGGGGTGTGTGGTCGACGAGCGCCCTGGAACTGGGCGTCGACGTGGGCGGCCTCGACGCCGTCCTGCTGGACGGCTACCCGGGCACGCGGATGCGTGCGTTCCAGCAGGCCGGCCGGGCCGGCCGTGGGACCGATCCCGCGCTCGTCGTCCTCCTCGGCGGCGAGGACCAACTCGACCAGTTCGTCATGCGTACCCCCAGTGAACTGTTCGAGAAACCGCCCGAACAGGCGGTCACCAACCCCGAGAACGATCATCTCCTCCCGGATCACGTTCACGCGGCCGCCCGCGAGAACTGGCTCTCGACCGACGACGACCGCCACTTCGGGGAGACGTTCCCGGACGTGGTCGCGGCGCTGGAAGCCGAGGGGGTCCTGGACCGACGGACGACCGACGACGGCGTCCGCTGGCTCGCGAACGGCTCGCCCCACCACGGGATGAGCCTCCGGACCGCCGACGACCGCGAGGTGAAACTGGTCGCCGACGGCGACGTACTGGCGACGCTGCCGTTCGAGGACGCGCTTCGAGACGCCCACCCCGGGGCGGTCTACCACCACCAGGGCCGACGCTACGAGGTGACCGACCTGGACCTGGGTGCCGGCGTCGCCGAACTGGACCGGACCTGGGCGGACTACTTCACGCGCGTGCTCCACGACAAGACGATCACCGTCGAGACTGACCACGAAGAACGGGCGTTCGCGGCGCGCCCGGACGTGCCCGTCCGCTTTGCGTCGGTGACGATGCGCAAACAGATCACCGGGTACGAGCGCCGCGACGGTTCCTCCGGGGAGGTGCTGGGCCAACGCTCTCTGGACCTCCCCGAGACGACCCTGGAGACGACGGCGCTGTACTACACCGTCCCCGAGGATCTCGACAGTGAGATCCGTCGGGTGACCGGCGGCCACGGGGGGAAGTCGGCGACTGGGACGGCCCCGACCGGCGACTTCCCCGGTTCGATCCACGCCGCCGAGCACGCGATGATCTCGATGTTCCCCTTCGAGTACCTCTGTGACCGGGGGGACATCGGCGGCCTGTCGACGCCGCGACACCCCCACACGGGAGCGCCGACGATCTTCGTCTACGACGGCTACCCCGGTGGTGTCGGACTCACTCGTGCCGGCTACGAGGACATCGACGACCTCGCCCGGACGACGCTCACGATGCTCCGTGGCTGTGACTGTGCCGACGGCTGTCCGGCCTGTGTGCAGTCGCCCCACTGTGGCAACGCGAACGATCCGTTGGACAAGACCGGCGCGATCACGCTGCTCGACGGGCTCACCGAGGACTGA
- a CDS encoding Lrp/AsnC family transcriptional regulator, producing the protein MDELDREILSILRKDARTPYTEIADTVGTSEGTVRNRVEQLVDEGVIERFTVATRTGNVKSMIEVSVDVDVDTEAVSDRIAEWPQVDFVWQVSGEEDIVVVVDAADTNAVNDLITRARELDEVASTKTRLILDERVG; encoded by the coding sequence ATGGACGAACTCGACCGGGAGATACTCTCGATCCTCCGGAAGGACGCCCGCACCCCGTACACGGAGATCGCCGACACCGTGGGGACCTCCGAGGGGACGGTTCGCAACCGCGTCGAGCAACTCGTCGACGAGGGGGTCATCGAACGGTTCACCGTCGCGACGCGGACAGGCAACGTCAAGTCGATGATCGAGGTGAGCGTCGACGTCGACGTGGACACGGAGGCCGTCTCCGACCGGATCGCCGAGTGGCCCCAGGTCGATTTCGTCTGGCAAGTCTCCGGCGAGGAGGACATCGTCGTCGTCGTCGACGCCGCGGACACGAACGCCGTCAACGATCTCATCACGAGAGCCCGGGAGTTGGACGAAGTCGCAAGCACGAAGACGAGGCTGATCTTAGACGAGCGCGTCGGGTGA
- the carA gene encoding glutamine-hydrolyzing carbamoyl-phosphate synthase small subunit, with protein MADAYVALEGERVVEARARAPGTARGELVFTTAYTGYEESLTDPSYEEQVLTFSYPLIGNYGVREERFESDRIHPRAAVAREMTDDVAEWLEREGVPAVDHLDTRDIVTEIRDEGAMKCGIAAGPDATAEDALEQLAQCKHMSEHTDIGEQVSVDEVETYNADGDGSTVALVDCGAKGSIIESLVERDAVVHVFPYDASESDVADVDPDLLFISNGPGDPENFEQAGDLVDTYVGDVPLAGICLGQQVVANALGGETEKMEFGHRGVNQPVRDLRSNQVVMTTQNHGYTVADPGDSLDVTQVNVNDDTPEGLENDELNIITRQYHPEANPGPHDSLGFFDDVLAMAEK; from the coding sequence ATGGCAGACGCATACGTGGCCCTTGAAGGCGAACGCGTCGTCGAGGCGCGCGCCCGCGCACCCGGCACAGCACGCGGCGAACTGGTGTTTACGACCGCTTACACCGGCTACGAGGAGAGCCTGACCGACCCGTCCTACGAGGAGCAGGTGCTTACCTTCTCGTACCCGCTGATCGGCAACTACGGCGTCCGCGAGGAACGGTTCGAGTCCGACCGGATCCACCCGCGTGCGGCCGTCGCCCGCGAGATGACCGACGACGTCGCCGAGTGGCTCGAACGTGAGGGCGTTCCCGCCGTCGACCACCTCGACACCCGCGACATCGTCACCGAGATCCGTGACGAGGGGGCGATGAAGTGTGGGATCGCGGCCGGCCCCGACGCGACCGCCGAGGACGCGCTGGAACAGCTCGCACAGTGCAAGCACATGTCCGAGCACACCGACATCGGCGAGCAGGTCTCCGTCGACGAAGTCGAGACGTACAACGCCGACGGCGACGGGAGTACGGTCGCACTGGTCGACTGTGGTGCGAAGGGATCGATCATCGAATCCCTGGTCGAACGTGACGCCGTCGTCCACGTCTTCCCCTACGATGCGAGCGAGAGCGACGTGGCCGATGTCGACCCCGATCTGCTCTTTATCTCGAACGGCCCCGGCGACCCGGAGAACTTCGAGCAGGCCGGCGACCTGGTCGATACCTACGTGGGAGACGTACCGCTGGCGGGCATCTGTCTGGGCCAGCAGGTCGTCGCCAACGCGCTGGGCGGCGAGACGGAGAAGATGGAGTTCGGGCACCGTGGGGTCAACCAGCCAGTGCGCGACCTGCGCTCGAACCAGGTCGTGATGACGACCCAGAACCACGGCTACACGGTCGCCGATCCCGGCGACAGCCTCGACGTGACCCAGGTCAACGTCAACGACGACACTCCGGAGGGGCTGGAGAACGACGAACTGAACATCATCACGCGGCAGTACCACCCCGAGGCCAACCCCGGGCCACACGATTCACTGGGCTTCTTCGACGACGTGCTGGCGATGGCCGAGAAGTAA
- a CDS encoding histidine kinase N-terminal 7TM domain-containing protein, protein MVADILLGAVVAGGSVAAGVGALGLAGYLIRHRGSPGVNWFITSFLATALWCLTYGFGLLVDIYPLRAYLEAVGLVAAAWTGPLFLMFTLEYTGRSATARSWQSGVILAPPAAISGLIVTFPYHSLLWTGLGPAPVFGLSVPGYTVGPLLYLMATFVFGCTGIGALLLVETVVSYGPLYRTEATAVALSTLPPAAGVLPWLFNVGPVPQLNLGPLLFLLHIALDGYAFVGSNMFETNPTTERAAQRSAIDDLGSPTFVLDTADRVVTVNDAAVDVFGLERESVLGEPLTTAADVDLEGGADHQTVSVTTDGRDRQFSVVTSPLTDPADRNVGRTVVFQEITREREREQRLDVLNRVIRHNLRNEMTVVMGHADLIEGRSDDEAVEASAETIKASGNRLLATGEKAREFEQLRGTETGTESVDVTELVQARTTELRAEFPDATVEAVLPSSPTTVETDPRVLSLVISSLLENALAHNETDDPRVVLTVELLPPGGIEITISDNGPGIEAEELAPIQKGRETSLEHTTGIGLWIVSWGVSMLGGEIEFDTDGEGTVVTLRLE, encoded by the coding sequence TTGGTCGCTGATATCCTGCTGGGTGCCGTGGTCGCCGGCGGCAGCGTCGCCGCCGGGGTCGGTGCGCTCGGGCTGGCCGGCTATCTGATCCGTCACCGCGGCAGTCCGGGAGTGAACTGGTTCATCACCTCGTTTCTGGCGACCGCACTCTGGTGTCTCACCTACGGGTTCGGTCTGCTCGTCGACATCTATCCGCTTCGTGCCTATCTGGAGGCTGTCGGGCTGGTAGCCGCCGCCTGGACCGGCCCGCTGTTTCTGATGTTCACGCTGGAGTACACCGGTCGGTCGGCGACAGCCCGGAGCTGGCAGTCGGGAGTGATCTTGGCACCGCCGGCGGCGATCTCGGGGCTGATCGTGACCTTCCCGTACCACTCGCTCCTGTGGACCGGGCTCGGGCCGGCACCGGTGTTCGGGCTTTCGGTCCCCGGATACACGGTCGGCCCGCTGCTGTATCTGATGGCCACCTTCGTGTTCGGGTGTACGGGGATCGGCGCGCTCTTGCTGGTCGAAACAGTCGTCAGCTACGGCCCCCTCTATCGAACGGAGGCGACAGCGGTCGCGCTCAGTACGCTCCCCCCAGCGGCGGGTGTACTGCCCTGGCTGTTCAACGTCGGCCCGGTTCCACAGCTCAACCTCGGGCCGTTGTTGTTCCTCCTCCACATCGCGCTGGACGGCTACGCGTTCGTCGGCAGCAACATGTTCGAGACGAACCCGACGACTGAGCGGGCGGCCCAGCGATCGGCCATCGACGACCTCGGTAGCCCGACCTTCGTCCTCGACACAGCCGACCGCGTGGTCACGGTCAACGACGCGGCCGTCGACGTGTTCGGCCTGGAACGGGAGTCGGTCCTCGGCGAGCCGCTGACCACTGCTGCCGATGTCGACCTGGAAGGTGGGGCCGACCATCAGACCGTCTCCGTCACCACCGACGGCCGTGACCGGCAGTTCTCAGTGGTCACCTCACCGTTGACCGATCCGGCAGACAGAAACGTGGGTCGGACTGTCGTCTTTCAGGAGATCACGCGGGAACGTGAACGCGAACAGCGGCTGGACGTACTCAACCGAGTCATCCGGCACAATCTCCGGAACGAGATGACGGTCGTCATGGGCCACGCGGACTTGATCGAAGGGCGTAGCGACGACGAGGCGGTCGAAGCCTCCGCGGAGACGATCAAAGCGAGCGGAAACCGGCTGCTGGCGACCGGCGAGAAGGCACGGGAGTTCGAGCAACTCCGCGGTACCGAGACGGGTACGGAATCCGTCGACGTGACCGAGCTCGTCCAGGCGCGGACGACGGAACTCAGGGCCGAGTTTCCGGACGCGACCGTCGAGGCCGTGCTTCCCTCCTCACCGACGACTGTCGAGACCGACCCTCGCGTGCTGTCGCTCGTGATATCGAGCCTGTTAGAGAACGCGTTAGCACACAACGAGACGGACGATCCCAGGGTAGTCCTGACGGTCGAACTGCTACCCCCTGGCGGGATCGAGATCACAATCAGCGACAACGGGCCGGGGATCGAAGCCGAAGAACTCGCGCCGATCCAGAAAGGCAGGGAAACGTCGCTGGAGCATACGACCGGGATCGGCCTCTGGATCGTCAGCTGGGGGGTCTCGATGCTCGGCGGAGAGATCGAGTTCGACACCGACGGCGAGGGAACCGTTGTCACCCTCCGACTGGAGTGA
- the carB gene encoding carbamoyl-phosphate synthase large subunit, with product MTAEEDRTILLIGSGPIKIGQAAEFDYSGAQACRALQEEGARVVLVNSNPATIMTDPEMADKVYLEPINTEAISEIIRKENPDGVIAGLGGQTGLNVTAELAEEGILDEYDVDVMGTPLDTIYATEDRDLFKQRMESIGEPVPASTTIALDDDESVTDFDEEALRQRVEDAVDEVGGLPVIARTTYTLGGSGSGVVHEFEELVERVRKGLRLSRNGEVLITESIEGWVELEYEVMRDADDSCIIICNMENIDPMGIHTGESTVVTPSQVIPDEGHQEMRDSALKVIRELGIQGGCNIQHAWRDDGTPGGEYRVVEVNPRVSRSSALASKATGYPIARVTAKVALGKRLHEIENEITGETTAAFEPAIDYVVTKVPRWPIDKFTDVDFELSTAMKSTGEAMSIGRTFPESLLKALRSSEYTPAVDFGELADEELETEYLVRASPDRPYAMFEAFSRGYTVEEVVDLTDIHEWYVERFEQVADAAEAAMAGDYETAAQAGFTDQEITALAGGEFEDTHSSWLPAALGDDGGDGTEVEAATDGGEAATPPREDGGTVDGVTVDSVETDTTDRDYKLVDTCAGEFEATTPYYYSTRDPVSGIDRNELQIDPDIESVVVVGGGPIRIGQGVEFDYCSVHAVRALEELGIDAHVVNNNPETVSTDYDTSDGLFFEPITAEEVADVVEATNADGVMVQFGGQTSVDIGHPLEQELDRRGLDCEIMGTSVEAMDLAEDRDRFNQLMDDLGISQAEGGTATSETEALELAEEIGYPVLVRPSYVLGGRAMDVVYNDDDLKTYIEEAVRVSPDKPILVDDFLADAVELDVDAVADEDDVIIGGVMEHVETAGVHSGDSACMIPPRSQEIKDVMPRIREVTEDIADALDTVGLLNVQLAVRDGEVYVLEANPRSSRTVPFISKTTGVPIAKLAAKVMAGGSLADLDVQEQIPEQVSVKEVVLPFDRLPGSDPRLGPEMKSTGEVMGTAGSFGKAYQKAQMCVDKPIPLEGTAIVDLPVLGYEEHFDVKSLDDFEDTEAVVEAIQNGEIDLVASRDRDVLEACVEETVTYFSTRESAEAALEAVNSNDQPLAVQAVDERPKTQREWGR from the coding sequence ATGACAGCCGAGGAAGACCGCACGATACTTCTCATCGGGAGTGGCCCGATCAAGATCGGACAGGCCGCCGAGTTCGACTACTCCGGCGCACAGGCGTGTCGCGCCCTCCAGGAGGAAGGTGCGCGGGTCGTCCTGGTGAACTCGAACCCGGCGACCATCATGACCGATCCGGAGATGGCCGACAAGGTGTACCTCGAACCGATCAACACCGAGGCCATCAGCGAGATCATCCGGAAGGAGAATCCCGACGGAGTCATCGCCGGCCTGGGTGGCCAGACCGGTCTCAACGTCACGGCCGAACTCGCCGAGGAGGGCATCCTCGACGAGTACGACGTGGACGTGATGGGGACGCCGCTCGACACCATCTACGCCACCGAGGACCGCGACCTGTTCAAACAGCGCATGGAGTCGATCGGCGAACCGGTGCCGGCCTCGACGACCATCGCCCTGGACGACGACGAGTCCGTGACCGACTTCGACGAAGAAGCGCTCCGCCAGCGCGTCGAGGACGCCGTCGACGAGGTCGGCGGGCTCCCGGTCATCGCCCGCACGACCTACACGCTCGGTGGCTCCGGTTCCGGAGTCGTCCACGAGTTCGAGGAACTCGTCGAGCGGGTCCGCAAGGGTCTGCGTCTCTCCCGGAACGGCGAGGTGCTCATCACCGAGTCCATCGAGGGCTGGGTCGAACTCGAATACGAGGTGATGCGGGACGCCGACGACTCCTGTATCATCATCTGCAACATGGAGAACATCGATCCGATGGGGATCCACACCGGCGAGTCGACGGTCGTCACGCCCTCGCAGGTCATCCCCGACGAGGGCCACCAGGAGATGCGCGACTCCGCGCTGAAGGTCATCCGCGAACTGGGCATCCAGGGCGGCTGTAACATCCAGCACGCCTGGCGCGACGACGGCACCCCCGGCGGCGAGTACCGGGTCGTCGAGGTCAACCCCCGCGTCTCCCGGTCCTCCGCGCTGGCCTCGAAGGCGACCGGCTACCCCATCGCCCGCGTCACCGCGAAGGTCGCGCTCGGCAAGCGCCTCCACGAGATCGAAAACGAGATCACCGGCGAGACCACCGCCGCCTTCGAACCCGCCATCGACTACGTCGTGACGAAGGTGCCACGCTGGCCGATCGACAAGTTCACCGACGTGGACTTCGAGCTGTCGACGGCGATGAAATCGACCGGGGAGGCGATGTCTATCGGCCGGACCTTCCCCGAGTCGCTGCTGAAGGCGTTGCGCTCCTCGGAGTACACGCCCGCGGTCGACTTCGGCGAGCTCGCCGACGAGGAACTGGAGACGGAGTACCTCGTCCGGGCGAGCCCGGACCGTCCCTACGCGATGTTCGAGGCCTTTTCGCGGGGCTACACAGTCGAGGAGGTCGTCGACCTGACCGACATCCACGAGTGGTACGTCGAGCGGTTCGAGCAGGTCGCCGACGCCGCCGAGGCCGCGATGGCCGGCGACTACGAGACCGCCGCACAGGCCGGCTTCACCGATCAGGAGATCACCGCGCTGGCCGGCGGGGAGTTCGAGGACACACACTCCTCCTGGCTCCCGGCCGCACTCGGGGACGACGGCGGCGACGGGACCGAAGTGGAAGCCGCCACCGACGGTGGCGAGGCGGCGACGCCGCCTCGGGAAGACGGTGGAACCGTCGATGGCGTCACTGTCGACTCGGTCGAGACCGACACCACCGACCGCGACTACAAACTCGTCGACACCTGTGCCGGCGAGTTCGAGGCGACGACGCCCTATTACTACTCGACGCGCGATCCCGTCTCGGGCATCGACCGCAACGAACTCCAGATCGACCCCGATATCGAGAGCGTCGTCGTGGTCGGCGGTGGGCCGATCCGCATCGGTCAGGGTGTCGAGTTCGACTACTGTTCGGTCCACGCGGTCCGCGCACTGGAGGAACTGGGCATCGACGCCCACGTCGTCAACAACAACCCCGAGACCGTCTCGACGGACTACGACACCTCCGACGGGCTGTTCTTCGAGCCGATCACCGCCGAGGAGGTCGCCGACGTGGTCGAAGCGACCAACGCCGACGGCGTGATGGTCCAGTTCGGCGGTCAGACCTCCGTCGATATCGGTCACCCGCTCGAACAGGAACTGGACCGCCGCGGGCTGGACTGTGAGATCATGGGGACCTCCGTCGAGGCGATGGACCTCGCGGAGGACCGCGACCGGTTCAACCAACTGATGGACGACCTGGGCATCTCCCAGGCCGAGGGGGGCACCGCCACGAGCGAGACCGAAGCCCTCGAACTAGCCGAGGAGATCGGCTACCCCGTGCTGGTCCGTCCGAGCTACGTGCTCGGTGGCCGTGCGATGGACGTGGTCTACAACGACGACGACCTGAAGACCTACATCGAGGAGGCCGTCCGGGTCTCCCCGGACAAACCGATCCTCGTCGACGACTTCCTGGCCGACGCCGTCGAACTGGACGTCGACGCCGTCGCCGACGAGGACGACGTGATCATCGGCGGCGTGATGGAACACGTCGAGACCGCCGGCGTCCACTCGGGGGACTCGGCGTGTATGATCCCACCGCGCTCCCAGGAGATCAAAGACGTGATGCCCCGTATCCGCGAGGTGACCGAGGACATCGCGGACGCGCTGGACACGGTCGGCCTGCTGAACGTCCAACTGGCCGTCCGTGACGGCGAGGTGTACGTCCTCGAAGCGAACCCCCGTTCCTCCCGGACGGTGCCGTTCATCTCGAAGACGACCGGCGTCCCGATCGCGAAACTGGCCGCGAAGGTGATGGCCGGCGGCTCGCTGGCCGACCTGGACGTCCAGGAACAGATCCCCGAGCAGGTCTCGGTCAAGGAGGTCGTCCTGCCGTTCGACCGCCTGCCGGGTTCGGACCCGCGGCTCGGCCCGGAGATGAAGTCGACGGGCGAGGTCATGGGCACCGCCGGTTCCTTCGGCAAGGCCTACCAGAAGGCCCAGATGTGTGTCGACAAGCCGATCCCCCTGGAGGGGACGGCTATCGTCGACCTGCCGGTGCTGGGCTACGAGGAACACTTCGACGTCAAGAGCCTCGACGACTTCGAAGACACCGAGGCGGTCGTCGAGGCGATCCAGAACGGCGAGATCGATCTGGTCGCCTCCCGCGACCGCGACGTGCTGGAGGCGTGTGTCGAGGAGACGGTGACGTACTTCTCGACCCGCGAGAGCGCCGAGGCCGCACTGGAAGCGGTCAACTCCAACGACCAACCCCTGGCCGTCCAGGCCGTCGACGAACGCCCCAAGACCCAACGCGAGTGGGGCCGCTGA
- a CDS encoding DUF5815 family protein: MVEPRVPGSRDSALELPCGEHVDTHDLHLGMREFDCNCGGTHAVVLDPHPLARFVPEFLVEVLQATVEPSDDHDEFTTVHLLGVVMEEFPDSVAVADTSEDGAVGYSMAWVTEFDSRRLHEVVVELLVELMEHAVSHAEDDAVMDEFEAQMLEFDVATFVDEYRAERDFEDRHDSAV, encoded by the coding sequence ATGGTAGAACCGCGCGTGCCCGGCAGCCGCGACTCCGCGCTCGAACTCCCCTGTGGCGAACACGTCGACACCCACGACCTCCACCTGGGGATGCGGGAGTTCGACTGTAACTGTGGCGGGACGCACGCAGTCGTGCTGGACCCCCACCCCCTGGCCCGGTTCGTCCCGGAGTTTCTCGTCGAGGTCCTGCAGGCGACGGTGGAACCGAGCGACGACCACGACGAGTTCACGACCGTCCACCTCCTCGGCGTCGTCATGGAGGAGTTCCCCGACTCCGTCGCCGTCGCCGACACGAGCGAGGACGGTGCCGTGGGCTACTCGATGGCCTGGGTGACGGAGTTCGACTCCCGGCGGCTCCACGAGGTCGTCGTCGAGTTGCTCGTCGAACTGATGGAACACGCCGTCAGCCACGCCGAGGACGACGCGGTCATGGACGAGTTCGAAGCACAGATGCTGGAGTTCGACGTGGCGACGTTCGTCGACGAGTACCGCGCCGAGCGGGACTTCGAGGACCGCCACGACAGCGCCGTCTGA
- a CDS encoding DUF7124 domain-containing protein has product MDGGNGDMTLAFDLDALKQLAYPDSVFNDARQWSEYVGVVSDQPTYVVTNFTRKHRVRQDFFSGPRSREESLTNVKEQFDTDRHVYVGTDDEDAALAERAGWEFLSVGDAATAAEWELGDPSTPAATANEDDERDDWP; this is encoded by the coding sequence ATGGACGGCGGCAACGGCGATATGACCCTCGCGTTCGATCTCGACGCACTGAAGCAACTCGCCTACCCTGACAGCGTGTTCAACGACGCGCGCCAGTGGTCGGAGTACGTGGGCGTCGTCTCGGATCAACCCACCTACGTCGTGACGAACTTCACCCGGAAACACCGCGTCCGCCAGGACTTCTTCTCCGGCCCACGGAGCCGGGAAGAGAGCTTAACGAACGTCAAAGAACAGTTCGACACCGACCGACACGTCTACGTCGGGACCGACGACGAGGACGCCGCGCTGGCCGAGCGGGCCGGCTGGGAGTTCCTCTCCGTCGGGGACGCGGCGACGGCCGCCGAGTGGGAGTTGGGCGATCCCTCGACGCCGGCCGCGACAGCCAACGAGGACGACGAACGCGACGACTGGCCCTGA